A stretch of the Ornithodoros turicata isolate Travis chromosome 4, ASM3712646v1, whole genome shotgun sequence genome encodes the following:
- the LOC135393439 gene encoding TNF receptor-associated factor 6-like — translation MMTCERQLVGFSEAMDWRFMNFVDLISLRVCALCSVVPKVTFVLECSHALCELCYENVLQGKRQCPLDGQDFEDVNTGKLILTPGQIGKQKARCCNVREGCDFVGTVEEVKQHFFSRCTFHAVTCSRCQVKVLRKEIVNHYVQQCESRECPVVCSPTDVMDSAMEMGRKIDASLGTVIDRLSAMEEQLHVHATTIGTAKDTVVSNGDILKHFVERQERVANHDSFESVNDKLHVMMKHIEELTKFFSSIKGASSDLISENVVTPAEESDTVSDNDHAGEAIQNSPTQAAPGVNDDEITVKEVFKVAVAIFKQVCSHHEMLGELHKVNRLKNGVAYFHIDGFAAIAKESVDTKVTRLSGIFVLFGYSCKLFVETSTQSGDLCLGAYLFICQSSNDCLLKWPFTFPYVLMLVHPTDETKNIESHADVQKLIDKHSHNFSRPTSTCNRGIGAPALCKLQDVTNGGFVYNDSITVGIRIP, via the coding sequence ATGATGACGTGCGAACGACAGCTCGTCGGCTTCTCAGAGGCAATGGATTGGCGCTTCATGAACTTTGTGGATCTCATCTCGCTGAGGGTTTGCGCTTTATGCAGCGTCGTTCCGAAAGTGACCTTTGTTCTAGAATGTTCTCACGCACTCTGTGAACTCTGCTACGAGAACGTCCTTCAGGGTAAGCGACAATGCCCTTTAGACGGGCAAGACTTCGAAGACGTTAATACGGGCAAGTTGATCCTAACGCCGGGGCAGATAGGAAAACAAAAGGCGCGGTGTTGCAACGTCAGGGAAGGATGTGATTTTGTTGGAACTGTCGAAGAAGTGAAGCAGCACTTTTTCAGTCGATGTACGTTTCATGCTGTCACCTGCAGTCGATGCCAAGTAAAGGTGCTCCGAAAGGAGATCGTTAATCACTATGTGCAACAATGCGAATCACGGGAATGTCCAGTTGTGTGCTCGCCGACAGATGTCATGGACTCTGCAATGGAGATGGGAAGAAAGATTGACGCCTCATTGGGAACCGTGATAGACCGACTGTCTGCAATGGAGGAGCAGCTCCACGTGCATGCAACGACGATAGGAACTGCCAAGGACACTGTAGTATCGAATGGTGATATACTGAAGCACTTTGTGGAACGACAAGAACGCGTAGCAAATCATGACAGCTTCGAAAGCGTGAACGATAAGCTACATGTCATGATGAAGCATATCGAAGAACTGACGAAGTTTTTCAGTTCGATAAAAGGTGCTTCGTCAGATCTTATTTCAGAGAACGTGGTAACGCCAGCAGAAGAAAGTGACACCGTATCTGACAACGACCATGCAGGTGAAGCTATTCAAAACTCACCTACTCAAGCAGCGCCCGGCGTTAACGACGATGAGATCACGGTGAAGGAGGTGTTCAAAGTTGCAGTCGCTATTTTTAAGCAAGTGTGTTCTCACCATGAAATGCTAGGTGAACTGCACAAAGTGAACCGTTTGAAAAACGGTGTCGCCTATTTTCACATTGATGGGTTTGCCGCTATTGCCAAAGAATCGGTTGACACGAAAGTAACACGATTGTCTGGAATTTTCGTCTTGTTTGGGTACTCTTGTAAACTGTTCGTGGAAACGAGTACACAAAGTGGAGACTTATGCTTGGGTGCTTATCTGTTTATTTGTCAGAGCTCGAACGACTGCCTTTTGAAATGGCCGTTTACATTCCCTTATGTATTGATGTTAGTTCACCCAACTGATGAGACAAAGAATATTGAGTCTCATGCTGATGTACAAAAACTGATAGATAAGCACAGTCACAATTTCAGTAGGCCAACCAGCACTTGCAACCGAGGCATTGGCGCACCTGCGCTTTGCAAACTACAAGATGTAACAAATGGAGGTTTTGTGTACAACGACTCAATCACTGTTGGCATACGAATTCCTTAA